A single Triticum dicoccoides isolate Atlit2015 ecotype Zavitan chromosome 2A, WEW_v2.0, whole genome shotgun sequence DNA region contains:
- the LOC119352625 gene encoding zinc finger protein ZAT5-like — translation MGEDAGDGYGTPPAALAAIVVKGKRSKRRRVHAAAEAEVTAVTTASAAGEVASSSSSVADGGGWRSGADEAASGCVTEEEEDMALCLMLLARGGGGQGSRAGPSSSSSSVVVRDDVAVATAREGKFRSRRPADGGEGEFVYECRTCGKCFPSFQALGGHRTSHKKPRLPLPLPPTTATTASSEEKMKLPPQAAEEKTPPPSPAAAVDRTVLAIPVPATPPKQEATATGVSSKQQGQGRVHECSICGAEFGSGQALGGHMRRHRPLLPASASVSSTDDVAAVLVIRKEKSLLELDLNMPAPCDDAATATSPGSFTFAVKERPSVPAALLPFRAPASALVDCHF, via the coding sequence ATGGGGGAGGACGCCGGCGATGGCTACGGCACGCCACCGGCCGCGCTTGCGGCCATCGTCGTCAAGGGCAAGCGCAGCAAGCGGCGCCGCGTGCACGCGGCCGCCGAGGCCGAGGTGACCGCGGTCACCACGGCCAGCGCCGCGGGAgaggtggcgtcgtcctcctcctcggtggcgGACGGTGGCGGGTGGCGGTCTGGCGCGGACGAGGCGGCCTCCGGGTGCgtcaccgaggaggaggaggacatggcgCTCTGCCTCATGCTCCTCGCGCGCGGCGGTGGCGGCCAGGGAAGCCGGGCCGggccgtcgtcctcctcctcgtcggtgGTGGTGAGGGACGACGTCGCGGTGGCCACGGCGAGGGAGGGCAAGTTCCGGAGCCGGCGCCcggcggacggcggcgagggggagtTCGTGTACGAGTGCCGGACGTGCGGCAAGTGCTTCCCGTCCTTCCAGGCGCTCGGCGGGCACCGCACCAGCCACAAGAAGCCGCGCCTCCCGCTTCCGCTCCCGCCCACCACGGCCACGACGGCGTCGTCCGAGGAGAAGATGAAGCTGCCGCCGCAGGCCGCCGAGGAGAAGAcgccaccgccgtcgccggccGCTGCCGTTGATCGGACGGTGCTGGCGATCCCGGTCCCGGCGACGCCGCCCAAGCAAGAAGCTACGGCGACCGGCGTGTCGTCCAAGCAGCAGGGGCAGGGGAGGGTGCACGAGTGCTCCATCTGCGGCGCGGAGTTCGGGTCCGGGCAGGCGCTGGGCGGGCACATGCGGCGGCACCGCCCGCTCCTGCCGGCGTCGGCGTCCGTCTCTTCCACGGACGACGTGGCGGCGGTGCTGGTGATCAGGAAGGAGAAGAGCCTCCTGGAGCTGGATCTCAACATGCCGGCGCCCTGCGACGACGCCGCGACCGCGACATCGCCGGGCTCCTTCACGTTCGCCGTGAAGGAGCGGCCGTCTGTGCCGGCGGCGCTGCTGCCGTTCCGGGCGCCGGCGTCGGCCCTGGTGGACTGCCATTTCTAG